A segment of the Fimbriimonadaceae bacterium genome:
CCTCCTCGGCCTTGGCTATCCGGGCGGTCGTGCCGTCCAAGAGTGCGCCAAGCAAGGCGACCCGGCCCGCTACAACCTTCCTCGTGCGCTCCCCAAGGACCCTTACCATTGGAGTTTCAGCGGGCTCAAGACCGCGATGTTGAGACTAGTCGAAGCCGAGGGCGACAAGCTGAGCGTGCCCGACGCGGCGGCCAGCCTACAGGCCGCCGTCGTGGACGCCCTGGCCGGAAAGGTCGCTTCGGTCCTCGACGAGGTCGGCCCCCGCTCGTTCTTTCTTGTCGGCGGCGTGGCGGCCAACCAGTCTCTCCGCGACCGGTTGGCCGGCGAGTGTCGGCGACGCGGCGTCGAGTTTTGGACCCCGAAGATCGAGTTGTGCACCGACAATGCCGCCATGATCGGGGTCGCCGGGTCGTTCCGGCTCGCCCGCGGCGAGCGCGACACCCTGGACCTTGACGTGAAGGCGGGCGACCCCTTGCCGGGACTCCGCTAAACTGCACGTATGAGCGACGATCAGACCCCTCCTCCGGTGAAGAAGCCGATGGCCACCTGGTTGCGCCAGATTGTCCTGACCGGCATTTGCCTGCTCATCATTCTCCTCGTCTTCTGGTCGTCCATGCTCCGGATGGAAAGTGTCCGCCGCAAGGAGCTTTCGCGCGGTGTGGACGCCCTCTCGCCGCTTCTCGCGTCTTCGTTGCTCGAACGCAAACCCGACAAGTTGCGCCAGACCCTCCAGGCCTTGGCCGCCTCGGGCCGCTACGAGCGGGTGACGGTGACCGACGCCCAAGGTGCCGTCATCGCAAGCACCGACCGGACTGTCGAGGGGACGGCCCGGCCCGACTTGGTCAAGGCCCCGACCCCGGCGATGACCGACCTGAAGCAGGGCCGCTACATCATCACACGGGCAGTCAACCTCGGCGAAAGCAATATGATCGGCGCGGTCGAAGTCGTCGTGGTCCCTTAAGCTACTTGCGAGGGTGAGACCGTCGGTAGTCGTCGGCCACGGCTTCGGTGTCCAGTTGGGTGTAGACCTGGGTGGTGTCGATGCTGGCGTGGCCGAGCAGTTCTTGGACGGCCCGGAGGTCGGCCCCACCCTTCACGAGGTGGACGGCATACGTATGTCGCAGCGTGTGGGGGCTGGCATGCTTTTCGACCCCACTCCGGACCAGCGACCGCCGGACCACGTGGTAGGCGGACTGGCGCGTCATGGGGCGGCCATTTGGCCCGATAAAGACTTCGCTGACCGCCTTCTTCACGAGCACGGGCCGCCCTTCCGCCAAGTACCTCTGCAGCCACGCCAGCGTCTCGGCGGGAAGCGGCACCCACCGCACCTTGCCCCGCTTGCCCAGGACCATGACGGCCTGGTCTTCGGGCCTGACCTCGCCCACGCGGAGTCCGCAGGCCTCGCTGACCCGCAGGCCACCGCCATAGACAAGCTCCAAGAACGCCCGGTCGCGTAACGAGACCGCCGTGTCGCCGGGGGCCGTGGCCAGGATCTTCTCCATGTCATCCCAAGAAAGGGCCTTGGGAAGCCGCTTGGGTGACCGGATTCCCGCGGCCGACGGCAGCGGCCCCTCAGGTCCCCGCCCTTCGCGCTTCAACCACTTGAGCAGCGATCGGAGGCTGCTGACCCGCCGGCGGGCCGTGGCCGGAGCGACCGGCGGGGCCAGGGAGGCCTGGTAGCGGAAGAGGTCGTCAGGCCCCAAGTCGGCCCAAGAGCCCTTGCCCAAGCGCACAAAGAACCCTTCGGCCACGGCCAAGTCGTTCGTGTAGGCCGTCAGGGTGTGCCGGCTGGCGCCGCGCTCGAACTCGAGGTGGTCGAGGAAGCGGCGGGATTCCCTTCGATAAGCGTTTTCCTTTTCCACACGTAAAGGGTAGGACGGATGTACATGAGGTCTTCGACGCTCGGCCCACCGGGCGCGAATACCTGCTCTTCAACGTAGTCTTGGGTTAGGGCCCGGACGAACTCCTTGTAATCGTCCACTTGAGACTGGAACGCGGATGGTACGGCCTTCAGGTCGGTGAGGCGGTCAAGGTTGTCGCGTTCAAAGCTACTGTAGACGATCCGGTCGGGCTTGAGCTCGGTGACAAGCCGGGCGTCCCAGGGTTTGCGGGCGGTAGGGTTGTCCGGCACGAACTGGAGGATGCGCGGGCTCTCCACCGCCTGTTGGAAGTCCAGGCGCTTCTGGAACGAGACCCCGCGGGAAAGACTGACCTCGGGGAATAGGGTCGGCGTGTAGAACCAAGCGTCGCTGACGAGACCGAGCGTGCCGCCCTTCTCCTTCAATTCCTTGCCGACCACGTCGCGCGGGTCGGGCGAGGCCATCCATGAAGTCCATGTCGCCGCGGCGTTCAGCCCGCCGCCGGCGATACCGGCAAGCCCCAAGATCGGCAATAGGTTGGCGGTGCGCCACCTGGTTTCGGGATTGGTGTGGAACCGGTCGAACACCCAACCCACCCCGACCGCCAGCACCGGGACCAGGGGGAGCACGTACCGGAAGAACTTCACCTCCGCCCGGCCGATGAGGAGGTAGTACACCACGGCGAAGACGAGCAGGACGCCGAGCCAGGCGTGCTTGCGCACGCACCCCCAGACCAGGCCACCGGCCCCGAGGACGGTGAGCAAGAAGCCGAAGCCCAGAAACAAGTTGGCGAGGTGATAGCCAAAGCCGCTGGACGTCCCGGCAAAGACAAGCCCGTGTCCTTGTGACGTGTGCGACAACTCAAAGGAGAAGTCTCGTTGGAACGCCTGGGGTTCCAGGAGTGCCCCCGGGGTCGTGACGAAGAACACCGCGACCGCCGCGGCCAAGGCCGCCCCAAACGTTTTGGCCGCCCATCCCCATCCTTGTCCGCCGCGCGCCCACACGACGACCGGAACCGCCAACCCGACCAAGGCCAGCGCGCCGTTGTACTTGGTGCCTGCCGCCAAGCCCGCGCAGACACCGGCGTACAAGGCGTGGCGCATGAGCGCCTTACCGTCGGGAGTCCCACCGTCGGGCGGCAGCATCCGGGCCGCCCAGTACAGCGACAAGACGACAAAGAACGCCCCGAGGACGTCGACCGTCGCAAACCGGGAATGGACGACGTGCCCGGGCGCGACCGCCACGGCCAAGGCTCCGGCGAGCGCGGCCAAGTCGTGCACCCGACGATAGAGGAGGGCGAAAACCACGAAGACGGCCCCCGCACCGGCCAACGCGCTGACCCAGCGTCCGACGAGGATGTGCCGGGCCCGCACGGCCGCGGCGGCTGCGGGCGTCTTGACTTCGCCAGGCGGGGCGTACCCGTCGGCGACCATCGCGCCGACCCTTGCCAGGGTCAGATAGAACGTCGGGTAGTTGTAAAAGCCGGTGGTGAACTTGCCTGCCGCCGGGTTGACCTGCTGGCTGACCGCGATGTTCAGGTCTTCGTCGGGGTGCAGGCTGGTGTAGCGGTCGGCCGACGGCAGACCCCAATCTATGCCGATCAGTCTGAAAACGAGCGCACCGACAAAGAGCGCCAGGCCCCAGCGGGTCAGTTTGGGGTCGAGTCGCTGGAACCAGGCGAGCACGGGGGGATGATATCCGTTATCGGTCGGCCCGTTTCAGGCTGCTCTCCCCGGTGATCTGCTCTTCGACGGCCGGCTGGTCGCCCAAGCGGACCAGATACAGACTCCAGCTTCCCTTCGACTTGGCGGTGGCCCGGATTGTCGCGAACGTCTTGGGGTCCAGGTCAAATGTGAGGGTGGAGTCCATTTTCAGCTTGAACGCCTTCAGCCCCGACTGACCGGGCTTTGCTCCGAGGAGTTGGTCGATGAACGGGGCCGCGTCCGTGTCTAGGTGCACGGTGGCGGTCACACGCTCGACCTCTTGGCCCTTGCTCTGGGTCCTGCCCTCGTACTTATAGGTCATGTCCAGACGCTGCACCGCCTGCTTGCCGTTGCCACCCTTGAGGGCTTGGGGCTGGTAACTGACCGTCCGCTTCCAGGTCGCCCCCGGCTTGACCTCTTCAAACGGCAGCTTCGGGTTGAACTCCAGGCTTGTGTCGAGCGAGTTGATCCACAAGGCGAGGCGATACAGCTCGCCTTGGAACCCGGACAACGCCTGTGCGGTGGCCGGACTCACCGGCATTCCGGCGTATCCCCGCAGCAGTTTGTCCGTCCCGCCTTTCTTGCCGTCGATCTTGGTCACGTCGGTGATCTCGTTGATCGGCGACATCGTCATGGTGAAGGCGAGATCGACCTTGTCCGTCTTTGACTTCGGGGGTGAGGCCGCTGTCTCGCCCTGGATCTCCGTCATCGTGGGCCGGTAGTACTCGATCGTCGCAAAACCGGTCGGCTTGACGTCCTTGAAGACAACTTTGGAGTCGTAGTTGATGTCCAGTTCCTCGGGAATCCCGATGGGTTGGTTGTATTGGGAGTGCTCGACGAGGATGTGGGAACGGACAGAATAGTTCACCGTCTCGCCCTTGGTGAACTTACGTTGCAACTCAATGTCGCCCTGGTTGAGGAGGGCGGCGATGGCGACCGCGGTGACCATAGGTTGAACCAGTGTAACAAACGCCGGGCCCGTCACCGGGCCCGGCGTAGGGTCTTCGGCCCCTAGGTCACTTCGTCAGTTGCTTGGCGATGACCATCCGCTGGATCTCGCTGCAACCCTCACCGATCTCGGTGAGCTTGGCGTCGCGCCAGAGTTTCTCGGCCAGGAAGAAGCGGGTCATACCCCTTCCTCCATGGATCTGGACGGCGTTGTTGGTGCACCGGTTGGCCGCCTCGCTCGCAAAGAGCTTGGCCATCGAGGAGATGGAGACGACGTTCTCGCCCCGGTCGTACATGGCGGCGCCGCGATAGAGGAGCAACTTGGCCGCCTCGACGTCGGTGGCGTTGTCGGCCAACATGTTCTGGACGCTCTGCATGTCGCACAACCGACGGTTGAACTGTTCGCGTTGCTTGCTGTATTCGACCGCCAACCGGGTCGCCTGTTCGGCGATACCCACCGCCATCCCGGCGATACCCAGTCTGCCGCGATACAGGAGGCCGATGGCCTGGTCAAACGTGCACGGCGTGTGCCATGCGCGGGCGTTGTCGAGGGTGAACCGCACCGTGTTGCTGGCCTTGACGCCGACGGTGTGGATGCGCTCGACCACCTGGAACCCGGGCTGGTCGGTCTCCAACAGGAACGCGCTGAGCCCACCTTCGCCCATGCGGGCCATGATGACGATCAGGTCGGCCCGGCCACCGTTGGTGATGAACATTTTTTCGCCGTCCAGCCTCACCCATCCCGGTTCGCCTTCGAGCGGGGTCGCGACCGTCTTCACCCGGCGGGCGTCGGAGCCCGCGTCAGGTTCGGTCAGGCCCCAAGCCATACGGATCTCGCCCTTGCGGGCCCCGGCGAGATACTTGGCGCGTTGCACGTCGGTGCTGAAGTGGACAAGGTGCCCCAGGCACAGGCCGTTGACGGCGGCGACGTTCATCGCGAGGGCGGGGTCGCCCGTCGCCAGGAGCCGGATGCAGTCGACGTAGACCCGGCACGACCATCCCGGCCCGCCCAGTTCCTTCGGCACCGCCAGGTCCAGTAAGCCGGCGGCGCCAAGCTTCTGCCAGATGTCGTCGGGGAACGCGGTGGCGTCTTCCCAGTCGCGGGTGAAGGGCGCGACCTCGCGGGCGACGAACTCTTCGACCTTGCCCAGGAAGTTCGCCTCGGCAGGGGTCAGCGCGGGGACAAGCGCGTCGGACTCCGTTGTCAGGACAGTGCTCATAAGGTGTCAGTGTACTTGTCGGCCGACCCGCTCTCGTCATCAGTCCTTGACGAGGCCCAAACGCGCCTATGCGCCGCCGACCGCCTTGCCGACGAAGTTGATCGCCACCGACACCACGTAGGCGAGCACCGTCATGTAGGTGAAGGCAAAGGCCGCCCACTTCCAACTGCCGGTCTCCCGGCGGATGGTCGCCAGCGTCGCCATGCACTGGCAACACAAGGCGAAGAAGACCATAAAGCTGACCGCGCTCCATGGGGTGACGAGCGGCTTGCCGTCGGGCCAGGTCGCCCGGGCGATGGACTTTTCAACCGTGTCCTGGTTGTCGGTGTCCCCAGTGCCAAAGAGGATGCTCATCGCGGGCACCACGACCTCGCGGGCCGGGAACGCGGCCAGTACCGCGGTGGTGAGGCGCCAGTCGAATCCGGCCGGGCGGAAGGCTGGCTCAAGCGCCTTGCCAAAACGGCCGAGGGCAGAATCCTCGCGCTGCCGCTCGGCGAGATAGTTCTCTTCGCTCACCGACTGCTGCCGGGCGGCAGGAAGCTGGGCGTACTCGGCCTTGTAGGCCGACTTGTCGCCACGCGGGAACTCCAGCAGGGCCCACATCGCGACTGACATGACGACGATGATCGTGCCGGCGGTCTTGACAAAGACCTTGACGCGGCTTTGGATCGTCAGCCAGATGTCACGGCCCTTGGGCCGTTGGTAACGCGGCAGTTCCAGCATGAAGGGCAGGCGGCGACCCTTGAAGACGCCCTTGTTCAGCACAAAAACCGTCGGGATCGCAAAGGCCATGCCGACAAAGTGCATGGCAAACAGGGCGAAGGCGGCCCAGCCCGGCCCGAACTTGGGCGCGATCACCGCGCCGATCATGATCGTGTAGACCGGCAGGCGGGCCGAGCAACTCATCAGGGGGGCGACGAGCGACGTGAGAAGTCGGCTCCGTTGGTCCGGCATGACCCGGGCCGCCATGATCCCAGGGACGGCGCATGCGAAGCTGCTCAGCAGGGGGATGAACGCACGCCCGTTCAGGCCGCACCATCCCAGCAGCCGGTCCATCAGGAACGCCGCGCGGGCCAGATATCCCGTGCCCTCGAGGATCGATATCCACAAGAACAAGATCGCGATCTGAGGCAGAAAGACCAGCACGGCCCCGACCCCGTTCAGGATCCCGCCGACGACCAAGGACTGCACAAACGGCCAGGGGGCGAGCACCTTGGACACCAAGTCGCTGACCGTGTCCACCCCAAGCTGGATGAGGTCCATGAGCGGCGGCGCGGCGACGTAGATCGAATAGAAGACGCCGTACATGACGGCCAGGAAGATGAACAGACCGAAGACACGGTGGGTCAGCCAGACGTCGAGCCGGTCGGACCACCCACGCCGGTTCGGGTCTAGGTCGCCGACGACCTCGCGGCGCACCCGGCTGGCCCACGCGTACCGTGCCTGGGCGTCCACCGTCTTTCCTCTGGCATGGGCCCCGAGGACGGCCGTCCGCGCATCGTCGATCGCCTGCTTGAGTTCCGCCTGTTCGATAAACCGCTGGTACGTGCTGCAATGCTCCTCCAAGATCACGCAGCGCGCCTCCTTCCGCGTCAGTTCGACCCCCCCGCGGCTGAAGGTCTCGACCAGGCCGTCCGCGGCGTCCATGACGACCTGGGGAAAACCCAGGTCGATGCTCGGGACGTCGGGGTCGTCGACCGCGTTGTAAACCGCTTCCCGCAGGTCGGCGACGCCGACGCCTTTATGGGGGACGATGGGCACCACAGGGACGCCGAGCATGGAGGACAACTTGATGAGGTCGACGGCCCGCTGGTCACGGGCGAGCACGTCGGTCATGGTCAGGGCGACAATGGTCGGCTTCTCCACCTCGACCACCTGGGAAAAGAGGAAGAGGTTCCGCTCGATGTTCGTCGCGTCCATGACGTAAACGAGCAGGTCGGGCGCGTCGGGCCCCTCGCCGCGCAAGACGCTGGTGGCCATCTGCTCGTCCACCGAGACCGGTTCGACGCTGTAGAGCCCGGGCACGTCGACGACGTTGAATTCCGTGCCCTCGACGGTCATCTTCCCCGTCACCCGCTCAACGGTGACACCCGGGTAGTTTCCCGTCTTCTGCCGGGAACCGGTCAGGGCGTTGAACACACTGGTCTTGCCGGCGTTGGGGTTGCCGACCAAGGCCACCGTCACGGTGCCAGTGGGTTGGGTGGTAAGCACGTCACTCCACGCATTCGACCCGGAGGCACTCGCACTCGCTGCGACGCAGACAGAGTTTGTAGCCTCGTAGGTTGATCTCGACCGGGTCACCGAGGGGTGCGACTCTGGTCACCGTGAACTCGGCGTCGGGCGTCAGCCCCAGCTCAAGCAAGCGGCCACAGAACGGGGCACCCTCCGTCACCCCGGCAATACGGACGTGCATGCCTTTTTTCAGCTTGTCAAAAGTGAGGATTTCCGGCATCGACGTCCATGTGTGATGGTACTTCAGATGCGTCCGTCTGTCTGCCTCAATGGGGCCGAATGTCAGCCACCAAGGAACTTCGTCACGTCTTTGCCGTTTGCTTTCAAGTCCTGGATGACTTTTTTGACGGTCGCCATGTCCAAATCATATTTTTCACGCGCGACTTTCTCGCCTAGCTTGATCGAAACGTCGAACGTGTAGGTGACCTCGACAAAGTTGGTGGCGTCTCCCGGCCGGTTGCTGAACCGTTCGCGAAGTTCGTACTTGGCGATCTCGAACTGGGGCGTCACCGCCATGCGCCAATGCCCGGCGACATAGGTGCCGACCGGCTTGTAATCACCGCCGATCCAGGTGACCTCGTTGCCGTTCACCTTGTCCTTCCCTTCGGTTTGGAACGAGCCCCATTGGTTGCGGAGGAACTCCAAATGCTCCTTGCGGGAGAAGGCGATGTCGAGGGGAGGGTTGTCGGCTGTCGGCAGCAAGGGTCGGAACAGACCGAACAAGTCGGGCACGGTGCGCAAATACCCGTCGTCACGCCGCACCGTGTCGAGGATCGGGGTCGGGTCGGCACGCAAGCCCACGACTTGCCTTGCCAAGGGCGCGTCATAGAGCACCAAGCGTCCGTCGCAGGCCGCCTTGTACGTCCAGCCACCGGGGCCGGTCTGGGATTGGGTCACAAAGAGGAGGGACGGCTTCTCGTAAGCAAACTCGGTCTTGATCTCCTTCGAACCCCGCCCGTCTGATATCGTCAGGTTGACGGTTCCCGACGCGGCGACCTGGTTTCGGTACGTCAAGATCACCTTAGACAACATCTCGACGGCTTGGTCGTCCCCACGAAGGACAGAGGCGAGGGCGACTGTGGCGATCAGGCTCATCGGGGTTCCCACTCGACATCGCCGACGCCCTGGTCGCGGTTCGTCCACCGGGCGGCTGTGAACAGCCAGTCAGAGAGCCGGTTGAGATAGGCGACAGTTTCGGGGCGTACCGACTGGTCTTGAGCCCAGTGTACCACTGCCCGTTCGGCACGGCGGCAGACGCTCCGGGCGTGGTGCAGGGAGGCGCCAGCAGGAGTTCCGCCCGGCAAGACGAACCGACGGAGGGCGGGGAGGTCCGCCGTCAGCGCGTCGATCGAGGCCTCCAGGCCGGCGGTCTCCGCCGCAAGGTCGGCCTGGTACCTTGCCCGGTCCTCGGGCGGCGCGGCGATCTCAGCGCCCACCGCAAGCAGGACGGCCTGGGCCTCGGCGACGACCGCCACCACCGAGGGCGACAATCCCTGGGCGCGGGCCACGCCAAGACTACTGTTGAGTTCGTCGAGGGCGCCCAAGGCTTCGAACACCGGGTCCGACTTGGGCAGGCGACGACCGCCGATCAGTCCGGACGTGCCGTCGTCACCTCGGCGCGTGTAGATGTTCAACGCCCCTCGCGGAGCACATGCCACACGAACCGGGGCAACATCTTGACCTTGTGGATCTTCTTGGGGTTCAGCATGAGGCGCCAGGCCCACTCCATGTGCAGCCGCTGGATGAGTTTGGGCGCACGTTTCACTTGCCCGCTGAACACGTCTAGGGAACCCCCGACCCCCATGGCCACCTTGGCCCCGGTGATCGCCTGGGTCCGGAAGATGAACTTTTCCTGCCGTGGGATTCCCATGGCGACAAAGAGAAGGTCGGGCTTGGCTTCAGCGACCTCACGGGCGACAACGTCGTCGTCGGTGGCCGGGAAGTAGCCGTGCCGGGTGCCGACGATGTTGCACCCGGGGTGGCGAAGACGGATTTTCTCCGCCGCCGTCTCCGCGACGCCGGGGGCCGACCCCAAGAAAAAGATGCGGTAGCCCTTCTCGGCGCTCAGCGCGCAGAGGCGGTCGACCAGATCGACGCCGCTGACCCGCTTGACGTGGTGGCCTCGGCGACGCAATGCCCACACCACGCCGATGCTGTCGGCGGTGGCCATGGCCGACCGCAGGTAGATGTCCCGCAGTTCAGGGTCGTCTTGGGCCGCGGCAAGGCCCGATGAGTCGGCCGTCACCACCATCGAACCTGCTGCCGACCCCACCATCGCCTCGATCGCGCTGACGGTGGCGTCCATGCCGAGAAGGGAGACCGGTACACCCAAGACGGGACAGGTGTCCGCAGGTCGTTCTGTCGCTGGCGTCGTGCTGGCCATTGTCGTGGGATCTGACATCGCTATTGTAACCGGGCCCCATCGTTGATGGTCGGTACGTCCGGGGCCCGTTTCCGCGTAGAATGGGGCCACCAGCCATGGCGAAGACGATTCGCTTCCGCATCAGGCGACAATCCGGCAAAGGAGCGCCGGTCCGTTGGGACACGTTTGAGGTGCCGTACCACGACAACGCGAACGTCATCTCGTGCTTGATGGAGATCCGAAAGAACCCGGTGACGACGGACGGGAAGGCGGTCGAACCACCCGCATGGGAGGCGGCGTGTCTGGAAGAAGTCTGCGGCACGTGCACGATGGTCATTAACGGCCGGGTCCGCCAGGCTTGCACGGCGCTGGTCGACGAGGTCGGGGTGGAAAACGGCGACGCCATTGAGATCGAACTCCATCCGATGACCAAGTTCCCCCTGGTGCGCGACCTCATCGTCGACCGCGCCAAGATGTTTGAGAGCCTCATCGAGGTCAAGGCTTGGGTGCCCATTGACGGATCGTACGACCTGGGCATGGCGCAAGCCCAAGACGACGAGGTGCGCAAGTTGCGCTATGAGCTGTCGCGGTGCATGACGTGCGGTTGCTGCATGGAGGCGTGCCCGCAGTACAGCGAGAAAACGACCTTCATCGGTCCGGCCCCCATCGCACAGGCCCTGCTCTTCAACCTGCACCCGGTCGGCAAGACCCTTGCCCCAGACCGGCTCGACGTCCTGACAAGCGAAGAGGGCGTCACCGGCTGCGGCAACGCCCAAAACTGCGTCAAGGTGTGCCCGAACGGTGTCCCCTTGACCCAGTCGATTGCCGAGATCAACCGCCAGACCACGGTGCACAAGTTCAAAAAGTGGTTCGGCCTGACATCCTGACGATTTGGGCCTAATAGGCCTGATGCGGTCGGCTTGGGCGGCGTCTGCATTAGGGAGTACAGTTGAGTGACCTTATGACGACCGCGATCCTCGCCCTGGGGTTGGCATCAGCGTTGGCCCAAGACCACACACCGACCATCACGGTGGCCCCTGCGAAGGGCAACATCGTCGCCGG
Coding sequences within it:
- the feoB gene encoding ferrous iron transport protein B; translated protein: MTVALVGNPNAGKTSVFNALTGSRQKTGNYPGVTVERVTGKMTVEGTEFNVVDVPGLYSVEPVSVDEQMATSVLRGEGPDAPDLLVYVMDATNIERNLFLFSQVVEVEKPTIVALTMTDVLARDQRAVDLIKLSSMLGVPVVPIVPHKGVGVADLREAVYNAVDDPDVPSIDLGFPQVVMDAADGLVETFSRGGVELTRKEARCVILEEHCSTYQRFIEQAELKQAIDDARTAVLGAHARGKTVDAQARYAWASRVRREVVGDLDPNRRGWSDRLDVWLTHRVFGLFIFLAVMYGVFYSIYVAAPPLMDLIQLGVDTVSDLVSKVLAPWPFVQSLVVGGILNGVGAVLVFLPQIAILFLWISILEGTGYLARAAFLMDRLLGWCGLNGRAFIPLLSSFACAVPGIMAARVMPDQRSRLLTSLVAPLMSCSARLPVYTIMIGAVIAPKFGPGWAAFALFAMHFVGMAFAIPTVFVLNKGVFKGRRLPFMLELPRYQRPKGRDIWLTIQSRVKVFVKTAGTIIVVMSVAMWALLEFPRGDKSAYKAEYAQLPAARQQSVSEENYLAERQREDSALGRFGKALEPAFRPAGFDWRLTTAVLAAFPAREVVVPAMSILFGTGDTDNQDTVEKSIARATWPDGKPLVTPWSAVSFMVFFALCCQCMATLATIRRETGSWKWAAFAFTYMTVLAYVVSVAINFVGKAVGGA
- a CDS encoding phospholipid carrier-dependent glycosyltransferase, giving the protein MLAWFQRLDPKLTRWGLALFVGALVFRLIGIDWGLPSADRYTSLHPDEDLNIAVSQQVNPAAGKFTTGFYNYPTFYLTLARVGAMVADGYAPPGEVKTPAAAAAVRARHILVGRWVSALAGAGAVFVVFALLYRRVHDLAALAGALAVAVAPGHVVHSRFATVDVLGAFFVVLSLYWAARMLPPDGGTPDGKALMRHALYAGVCAGLAAGTKYNGALALVGLAVPVVVWARGGQGWGWAAKTFGAALAAAVAVFFVTTPGALLEPQAFQRDFSFELSHTSQGHGLVFAGTSSGFGYHLANLFLGFGFLLTVLGAGGLVWGCVRKHAWLGVLLVFAVVYYLLIGRAEVKFFRYVLPLVPVLAVGVGWVFDRFHTNPETRWRTANLLPILGLAGIAGGGLNAAATWTSWMASPDPRDVVGKELKEKGGTLGLVSDAWFYTPTLFPEVSLSRGVSFQKRLDFQQAVESPRILQFVPDNPTARKPWDARLVTELKPDRIVYSSFERDNLDRLTDLKAVPSAFQSQVDDYKEFVRALTQDYVEEQVFAPGGPSVEDLMYIRPTLYVWKRKTLIEGNPAASSTTSSSSAAPAGTP
- a CDS encoding cob(I)yrinic acid a,c-diamide adenosyltransferase, with amino-acid sequence MNIYTRRGDDGTSGLIGGRRLPKSDPVFEALGALDELNSSLGVARAQGLSPSVVAVVAEAQAVLLAVGAEIAAPPEDRARYQADLAAETAGLEASIDALTADLPALRRFVLPGGTPAGASLHHARSVCRRAERAVVHWAQDQSVRPETVAYLNRLSDWLFTAARWTNRDQGVGDVEWEPR
- a CDS encoding tyrosine-type recombinase/integrase, which encodes MEKENAYRRESRRFLDHLEFERGASRHTLTAYTNDLAVAEGFFVRLGKGSWADLGPDDLFRYQASLAPPVAPATARRRVSSLRSLLKWLKREGRGPEGPLPSAAGIRSPKRLPKALSWDDMEKILATAPGDTAVSLRDRAFLELVYGGGLRVSEACGLRVGEVRPEDQAVMVLGKRGKVRWVPLPAETLAWLQRYLAEGRPVLVKKAVSEVFIGPNGRPMTRQSAYHVVRRSLVRSGVEKHASPHTLRHTYAVHLVKGGADLRAVQELLGHASIDTTQVYTQLDTEAVADDYRRSHPRK
- the sdhB gene encoding succinate dehydrogenase iron-sulfur subunit, translated to MAKTIRFRIRRQSGKGAPVRWDTFEVPYHDNANVISCLMEIRKNPVTTDGKAVEPPAWEAACLEEVCGTCTMVINGRVRQACTALVDEVGVENGDAIEIELHPMTKFPLVRDLIVDRAKMFESLIEVKAWVPIDGSYDLGMAQAQDDEVRKLRYELSRCMTCGCCMEACPQYSEKTTFIGPAPIAQALLFNLHPVGKTLAPDRLDVLTSEEGVTGCGNAQNCVKVCPNGVPLTQSIAEINRQTTVHKFKKWFGLTS
- a CDS encoding ferrous iron transport protein A, which encodes MPEILTFDKLKKGMHVRIAGVTEGAPFCGRLLELGLTPDAEFTVTRVAPLGDPVEINLRGYKLCLRRSECECLRVECVE
- a CDS encoding acyl-CoA dehydrogenase family protein, encoding MSTVLTTESDALVPALTPAEANFLGKVEEFVAREVAPFTRDWEDATAFPDDIWQKLGAAGLLDLAVPKELGGPGWSCRVYVDCIRLLATGDPALAMNVAAVNGLCLGHLVHFSTDVQRAKYLAGARKGEIRMAWGLTEPDAGSDARRVKTVATPLEGEPGWVRLDGEKMFITNGGRADLIVIMARMGEGGLSAFLLETDQPGFQVVERIHTVGVKASNTVRFTLDNARAWHTPCTFDQAIGLLYRGRLGIAGMAVGIAEQATRLAVEYSKQREQFNRRLCDMQSVQNMLADNATDVEAAKLLLYRGAAMYDRGENVVSISSMAKLFASEAANRCTNNAVQIHGGRGMTRFFLAEKLWRDAKLTEIGEGCSEIQRMVIAKQLTK
- a CDS encoding WecB/TagA/CpsF family glycosyltransferase, with the translated sequence MSDPTTMASTTPATERPADTCPVLGVPVSLLGMDATVSAIEAMVGSAAGSMVVTADSSGLAAAQDDPELRDIYLRSAMATADSIGVVWALRRRGHHVKRVSGVDLVDRLCALSAEKGYRIFFLGSAPGVAETAAEKIRLRHPGCNIVGTRHGYFPATDDDVVAREVAEAKPDLLFVAMGIPRQEKFIFRTQAITGAKVAMGVGGSLDVFSGQVKRAPKLIQRLHMEWAWRLMLNPKKIHKVKMLPRFVWHVLREGR